One stretch of Streptomyces sp. A2-16 DNA includes these proteins:
- a CDS encoding LON peptidase substrate-binding domain-containing protein has product MTTVRLPLFPLNSVLFPGLVLPLNVFEERYRAMMRELLKTPEEEPRRFAVVAIRDGHEVAPSARGLPDRTAVPDGGPAAGFGDDPVKAFHAVGCVADAATVRERADGTFEVLATGTTRVRLLSVDASGPYLTAELEELPEEEGEEAGPLAEGVLRAFRQYQKRLAGARERSLSSDADLPDEPSVVSYLVAAAMMLDTPTKQRLLQAADTASRLRDELKLLRAETAIIRNLPSLPASDLTLGPTSMN; this is encoded by the coding sequence GTGACCACCGTGCGGCTCCCGCTCTTCCCCCTGAACTCCGTGCTGTTCCCGGGGCTCGTGCTTCCTCTCAACGTCTTCGAGGAGCGTTATCGCGCCATGATGCGCGAACTGCTGAAGACCCCGGAGGAGGAACCGCGCCGGTTCGCCGTGGTGGCGATCCGCGACGGCCACGAGGTGGCGCCCAGCGCCCGCGGCCTGCCGGACCGGACGGCCGTGCCCGACGGCGGCCCCGCGGCCGGCTTCGGCGACGACCCGGTCAAGGCGTTCCACGCGGTCGGCTGCGTGGCGGACGCGGCGACGGTACGGGAGCGGGCGGACGGCACCTTCGAGGTCCTGGCGACGGGGACGACCCGGGTTCGTCTCCTGTCCGTCGACGCCTCGGGCCCCTATCTCACGGCCGAACTGGAGGAGTTGCCCGAGGAGGAGGGCGAAGAGGCGGGGCCGTTGGCGGAGGGCGTCCTGCGGGCGTTCCGCCAGTACCAGAAGCGTCTGGCGGGAGCCCGGGAACGCTCCCTGTCCTCCGACGCGGACCTCCCGGACGAGCCGTCGGTGGTCTCGTACCTGGTGGCGGCCGCGATGATGCTGGACACCCCCACGAAGCAGCGTCTGCTCCAGGCCGCCGACACCGCGTCCCGGCTCCGCGACGAGCTGAAACTCCTGCGCGCGGAGACGGCGATCATCCGTAATCTGCCGTCGTTGCCGGCGTCGGACCTGACGCTCGGCCCGACGAGCATGAACTGA
- a CDS encoding ABC transporter ATP-binding protein, which translates to MCAVRGLTKTYPAVRGRRGAPATPEVRATDDVRLDIRQGEIFGLLGPNGAGKTTLVRQLTGLMRPDRGSVEILGHDIVRHPDRASRILAYLGQESSALDELTVSLAAETTGRLRGLEARRARAERDAVLDELGLTTIAGRPLKKLSGGQRRLACFASALVGERPLLVLDEPTTAMDPVARRAVWSAVDRRRAERGTTVLLVTHNVIEAETVLDRVAVLDQGRVIACDTPSGLKEQVAGEVRVDLVWREAAPLHVPEVAALQDRAVAAGRRWTLRLAPEEARAVVATVTGGAAFAALDDFTLATPSLEDVYLALGGAAQQGLVKA; encoded by the coding sequence GTGTGTGCGGTGCGTGGGCTGACCAAGACCTATCCGGCGGTGCGCGGGCGGCGCGGGGCGCCGGCGACGCCCGAGGTACGCGCCACCGACGACGTACGACTGGACATCCGGCAGGGCGAGATCTTCGGGCTGCTCGGGCCGAACGGCGCCGGGAAGACCACACTCGTACGGCAGCTCACCGGGCTGATGCGGCCCGACCGCGGCAGCGTCGAGATCCTCGGCCACGACATCGTGCGCCACCCGGACCGGGCCTCGCGGATCCTCGCCTATCTCGGCCAGGAGTCCTCCGCCCTCGACGAACTCACCGTCTCCCTCGCCGCCGAGACCACCGGACGGCTGCGCGGTCTGGAGGCAAGGCGGGCGCGGGCCGAGCGGGACGCCGTACTCGACGAGCTGGGGCTCACGACGATCGCCGGGCGGCCCCTGAAGAAGCTGTCCGGCGGACAGCGGCGGCTCGCGTGCTTCGCGTCGGCGCTGGTGGGGGAGCGGCCGCTGCTCGTGCTCGACGAGCCGACCACCGCGATGGACCCCGTGGCGCGGCGCGCGGTGTGGTCCGCCGTGGACCGGCGGCGGGCCGAGCGGGGGACCACCGTCCTTCTCGTCACCCACAACGTCATCGAGGCGGAGACCGTCCTCGACCGGGTCGCCGTCCTCGACCAGGGGCGGGTCATCGCCTGCGACACGCCCTCCGGGCTCAAGGAACAGGTCGCCGGGGAGGTCCGCGTCGACCTCGTGTGGCGCGAGGCGGCCCCGCTGCACGTCCCCGAGGTCGCCGCGCTCCAGGACCGGGCCGTGGCCGCCGGGCGCCGCTGGACGCTGCGGCTCGCCCCCGAGGAGGCCCGCGCGGTCGTCGCCACCGTCACCGGCGGAGCCGCGTTCGCCGCGCTGGACGACTTCACGCTCGCCACGCCCAGCCTGGAGGACGTGTACCTCGCGCTGGGCGGGGCCGCGCAGCAGGGGCTGGTGAAGGCGTGA
- a CDS encoding DUF2252 domain-containing protein has protein sequence MSVPQLNDEHRGEEILAVFDTAFGELLAADPAAFRVKFRKMAASAFAFYRGTACLFYHDLDAEKRGGPYLDERTSRVWIHGDLHAENFGTYLDANGRLIFNVNDFDEAYVGPFTWDLKRFAASVALIGYAKALGDEQITELVEVYAGAYRERIHALATGAKSDEVPPFTLDTAQGPLLDALRDARSLTRFGLLESMTEIRDFERRFAPGGGSIELDAATRYKVLAAFDGYLETLPEASLSRPDSYRVKDVVGRRGIGIGSAGLPSYNILLEGHTDALENDVVIYIKQAQTPAVSRHITDPAIRDYFQHEGHRTVISQRALQQHADPWLGWTELSGAGQLVAEISPYAVDLDWGDIDDPEEIAAVVADLGRATATMHAAADDTSGESLVPFSTERAIDAAIAADEDGFAGLLVDFAHSYGARARADHQTFVDLFRNGRIPGL, from the coding sequence ATGTCGGTACCGCAGCTCAACGACGAGCACCGCGGCGAGGAGATTCTCGCTGTCTTCGACACCGCCTTCGGCGAGCTCCTGGCCGCCGACCCGGCAGCGTTCCGCGTGAAGTTCCGCAAGATGGCGGCCTCGGCGTTCGCGTTCTACCGCGGGACGGCGTGCCTCTTCTACCACGACCTGGACGCCGAGAAGAGGGGCGGCCCGTACCTGGACGAGCGCACCTCGCGCGTGTGGATCCACGGCGACCTGCACGCGGAGAACTTCGGCACCTACCTGGACGCCAACGGCCGGCTGATCTTCAACGTCAACGACTTCGACGAGGCCTACGTCGGCCCCTTCACCTGGGACCTCAAGCGCTTCGCCGCCTCCGTCGCGCTGATCGGGTACGCCAAGGCGCTGGGCGACGAGCAGATCACCGAGCTGGTCGAGGTGTACGCGGGCGCGTACCGCGAGCGGATCCACGCCCTGGCCACCGGCGCCAAGAGCGACGAGGTGCCGCCCTTCACCCTGGACACCGCCCAGGGCCCCCTGCTGGACGCGCTGCGCGACGCCCGCTCCCTGACCCGCTTCGGCCTGCTGGAGTCGATGACGGAGATCCGCGACTTCGAGCGCCGCTTCGCGCCGGGCGGCGGTTCCATCGAGCTGGACGCGGCCACCCGCTACAAGGTGCTCGCGGCCTTCGACGGCTATCTGGAGACCCTCCCGGAGGCCTCCCTGTCCCGCCCGGACTCCTACCGCGTCAAGGACGTCGTCGGCCGGCGCGGCATCGGCATCGGATCGGCCGGGCTGCCGTCGTACAACATCCTGCTCGAGGGGCACACCGACGCCCTGGAGAACGACGTCGTGATCTACATCAAGCAAGCCCAGACCCCGGCCGTCTCCCGGCACATCACCGACCCGGCGATCCGCGACTACTTCCAGCACGAGGGCCACCGCACGGTGATCTCCCAGCGCGCCCTCCAGCAGCACGCCGACCCCTGGCTGGGCTGGACCGAGCTGAGCGGCGCGGGCCAGCTGGTCGCGGAGATCTCGCCGTACGCCGTGGACCTGGACTGGGGCGACATCGACGACCCGGAGGAGATCGCGGCGGTCGTCGCCGACCTCGGCCGGGCCACGGCCACCATGCACGCAGCGGCCGACGACACCTCCGGCGAGTCCCTGGTGCCGTTCTCCACCGAGCGGGCCATCGACGCGGCGATCGCGGCCGACGAGGACGGCTTCGCGGGCCTCCTGGTCGACTTCGCGCACAGCTACGGCGCACGCGCGCGTGCCGACCACCAGACCTTCGTGGACCTGTTCCGCAACGGCCGCATCCCCGGCCTGTGA
- the ybaK gene encoding Cys-tRNA(Pro) deacylase yields the protein MAKKSKKQQSGGTPATVALTTAGVPFTVHAYDHDPSHPSYGEEAAEAMGVSPDRVFKTLVADVDGTLTVAVVPVAGSLDLKALATAAGGKRAAMADPALAERTTGYVRGGISPLGQRKKLPTVLDASASTHDTICVSAGRRGLEVELAPTDLAHLTNAVLAPIARA from the coding sequence ATGGCGAAGAAGTCGAAGAAGCAGCAGTCCGGGGGCACCCCCGCGACGGTGGCCCTGACCACGGCGGGCGTGCCCTTCACGGTGCACGCCTACGACCACGACCCCTCCCACCCGTCGTACGGCGAGGAGGCGGCCGAGGCGATGGGCGTCTCCCCGGACCGCGTCTTCAAGACGCTGGTGGCGGACGTGGACGGCACGCTGACCGTGGCGGTGGTCCCGGTGGCGGGTTCCCTGGACCTGAAGGCCCTGGCGACGGCGGCGGGCGGCAAGCGGGCCGCGATGGCGGACCCGGCCCTGGCGGAACGCACCACGGGCTACGTCCGCGGCGGCATCTCCCCGCTGGGCCAGCGCAAGAAGCTCCCCACGGTCCTCGACGCCTCCGCCTCCACCCACGACACCATCTGCGTCTCGGCCGGCCGCCGAGGCCTGGAGGTGGAACTGGCACCCACCGACCTGGCCCACCTCACCAACGCGGTCCTGGCCCCGATCGCCCGCGCGTGA
- a CDS encoding NYN domain-containing protein: MDRCIVLVDAGYLLGAAASLLAGEPSRSRITVDHAALVQGLRDRAESDTERPLLRIYWFDGAPDRVPQPEHRRLRVMPRVTVRLGALTRSDGRWAQKGVDAAMHAELTELARNRACSDVVLVTGDGDLLPGMMAAKEHGVAVHLWAVQAADGDYNQSEDLVAEADERRVLDRAWITKAVRAKELGGVCAPPPVPRPEIAAILSAPLPESALSQAPERSAEESEHAPAAASENGTQERVPAPKGVPTPKDLAALRAHGSQPAQHPASATLRWSSDKGWVDRPGGAAEPPEVASMPTLAQLTTAEQRWADREEDITTVGGDPFEVGQVFARRWMERLGDQAHLQKLSGMYPRVPHRIDGELLRYAARFGLLAHKDDQIDEHDRYAIRAGFWREIDVRTAAEHAPAGE; encoded by the coding sequence GTGGACCGCTGCATCGTCCTGGTGGACGCCGGGTATCTGCTGGGGGCCGCCGCCAGTCTCCTCGCCGGGGAGCCCTCGCGTTCCCGCATCACCGTCGACCACGCCGCCCTCGTCCAGGGGCTGCGCGACCGGGCCGAGTCCGACACGGAACGGCCCCTGCTGCGCATCTACTGGTTCGACGGCGCCCCCGACCGCGTCCCCCAGCCCGAGCACCGCAGGCTGCGGGTGATGCCCCGGGTGACCGTCCGGCTCGGCGCCCTGACCCGCAGCGACGGACGCTGGGCCCAGAAGGGCGTGGACGCCGCCATGCACGCCGAGCTCACCGAACTGGCCCGCAACCGCGCCTGCTCCGACGTCGTGCTCGTCACCGGCGACGGGGACCTGCTGCCGGGCATGATGGCCGCCAAGGAGCACGGGGTCGCCGTACACCTGTGGGCCGTGCAGGCCGCCGACGGGGACTACAACCAGTCGGAGGACCTGGTCGCCGAGGCGGACGAGCGGCGGGTGCTGGACCGGGCCTGGATCACCAAGGCCGTCCGCGCGAAGGAGCTCGGCGGGGTCTGCGCGCCGCCGCCCGTGCCGAGGCCCGAGATCGCCGCGATCCTCTCCGCGCCGCTGCCCGAGTCCGCGCTCTCGCAGGCACCCGAGCGGTCCGCCGAGGAGAGCGAGCACGCCCCGGCGGCCGCCTCGGAGAACGGCACGCAGGAGCGGGTGCCCGCGCCGAAGGGCGTACCGACGCCGAAGGATCTCGCCGCGCTGCGGGCGCACGGCAGCCAGCCCGCCCAGCACCCCGCGAGCGCGACCCTGCGCTGGTCCTCCGACAAGGGCTGGGTCGACCGGCCCGGGGGCGCCGCCGAGCCGCCCGAGGTCGCCTCCATGCCGACGCTCGCGCAGCTCACCACGGCGGAGCAGCGATGGGCCGACCGCGAGGAGGACATCACCACGGTCGGCGGGGACCCGTTCGAGGTGGGGCAGGTCTTCGCGCGCCGGTGGATGGAGCGGCTCGGGGACCAGGCCCATCTGCAGAAGCTGTCCGGGATGTACCCGCGGGTGCCGCACCGGATCGACGGGGAGCTGCTCCGGTACGCGGCGCGGTTCGGGCTGCTCGCGCACAAGGACGACCAGATCGACGAGCACGACCGCTATGCGATCCGGGCCGGGTTCTGGCGCGAGATCGATGTGCGGACGGCGGCGGAGCACGCCCCCGCCGGGGAGTGA
- a CDS encoding DUF2567 domain-containing protein, with protein sequence MTAPLTPPPPPHEPSPHDAWQAPHAGYAAPAEPRYGEGGPGMRTELIEGAVIMVAVALCGVLLGVLWWWLAPHVPLVGDVDEQGNWVVYLKDTEGEQAVGVDGTLTLLALAFGAVSALVVFLWRRRGGVPLVVGLAVGGVLASLLAWRVGMWLGPSSDVLAHAKAVGKGVTFSAPLKLGAKGALLAWSLAGLVVHLGLTALFGPRDPEPVYGPGVPGDGYGAPAA encoded by the coding sequence GTGACCGCTCCGTTGACGCCTCCGCCGCCGCCCCACGAACCGTCCCCGCACGATGCGTGGCAGGCCCCCCATGCCGGGTACGCGGCTCCCGCCGAACCCCGTTACGGGGAGGGCGGGCCCGGGATGAGGACCGAGTTGATCGAGGGCGCGGTGATCATGGTCGCCGTGGCGCTCTGCGGAGTGCTGCTCGGGGTGCTGTGGTGGTGGCTGGCTCCGCACGTGCCGCTGGTCGGGGACGTGGACGAGCAGGGGAACTGGGTCGTCTACCTCAAGGACACCGAGGGCGAGCAGGCGGTGGGGGTGGACGGGACGCTCACCCTGCTGGCGCTGGCCTTCGGGGCCGTGAGCGCGCTCGTCGTGTTCCTGTGGCGGCGGCGGGGCGGAGTGCCGCTGGTGGTGGGACTGGCCGTCGGGGGCGTTCTGGCGTCCCTGCTCGCGTGGCGGGTGGGGATGTGGCTCGGGCCGTCGTCCGACGTGCTCGCGCATGCCAAGGCCGTGGGCAAGGGGGTCACGTTCTCCGCGCCGCTGAAGCTGGGGGCGAAGGGGGCGTTGCTGGCCTGGTCCTTGGCCGGGCTCGTCGTGCATCTGGGCCTGACGGCGTTGTTCGGGCCGCGGGATCCTGAGCCGGTGTACGGGCCGGGGGTTCCGGGGGACGGGTACGGGGCGCCTGCGGCGTAG
- a CDS encoding thioredoxin domain-containing protein has protein sequence MSKRNSQAAKTAARERLRQERERQAKRDKIKRQVIVACSVVGVLAIAGGIGYAVVQGNKPSYWEAAKDDKLVKPANSTGTNGTTVVIGKSTAKKTLVMYEDPRCPVCAQFEQTVGSTVDKGVEDGKFKIQFVGATFLDGNLGGEGSKNGLSALGAALNVSPEAFLKYKTAMYSTKWHPDESGPDKFKDDSYLIKIAQTVPELKDNKTFQNAVKNGTYDKWALDMSEKFNKDGVTGTPTLKMDGKTLTGADGKSAPMTVADFNTALDAALKA, from the coding sequence ATGAGCAAGCGGAACAGCCAGGCCGCGAAGACCGCCGCCCGTGAGCGGCTGCGCCAGGAACGCGAGCGCCAGGCCAAGCGCGACAAGATCAAGCGGCAGGTCATCGTCGCCTGCTCCGTGGTCGGTGTCCTGGCGATAGCCGGCGGCATCGGCTACGCGGTCGTCCAGGGCAACAAGCCCAGCTACTGGGAAGCGGCGAAGGACGACAAGCTCGTCAAGCCGGCCAACAGCACGGGCACCAACGGCACGACCGTCGTCATCGGCAAGAGCACCGCCAAGAAGACCCTCGTCATGTACGAGGACCCGCGCTGCCCCGTCTGCGCGCAGTTCGAGCAGACCGTCGGCTCGACCGTCGACAAGGGCGTCGAGGACGGCAAGTTCAAGATCCAGTTCGTCGGTGCCACCTTCCTCGACGGCAACCTCGGCGGCGAGGGCTCGAAGAACGGCCTCAGCGCCCTCGGCGCGGCGCTGAACGTGAGCCCCGAGGCGTTCCTGAAGTACAAGACCGCGATGTACTCCACGAAGTGGCACCCCGACGAGAGCGGCCCCGACAAGTTCAAGGACGACTCCTACCTCATCAAGATCGCGCAGACCGTCCCTGAGCTGAAGGACAACAAGACCTTCCAGAACGCCGTGAAGAACGGCACCTACGACAAGTGGGCCCTGGACATGTCCGAGAAGTTCAACAAGGACGGGGTGACCGGCACCCCGACCCTGAAGATGGACGGCAAGACGCTGACCGGTGCCGACGGCAAGAGCGCGCCGATGACGGTCGCCGACTTCAACACGGCGCTCGACGCGGCTCTGAAGGCCTGA
- a CDS encoding ABC transporter permease — translation MSVVPAEVLPGGAPAVVETGRDAAAELGPRARLWPSLAAVYRAQLSRARVARIPLLFVATFQSVGIMILMRGVVDGGGEAQSVVAGASVLVVAFVALNLLAQYFGQLRASGGLDHYATLPVPPAAVVLGAAGAYASFTVPGTVVTAIFGCVLFGLPLAHLWVLVAVIPLAGAALAGLGAALGLLAPRPELATLLGQLGMSAALLLGVLPADRMPEAVRFARDLLPSTYGVEAFARTFGPHPDWAFVLGDLAVCGCVGVVSLAVATWAYRRAAVR, via the coding sequence GTGAGTGTCGTACCCGCCGAGGTTCTGCCGGGCGGCGCGCCGGCCGTCGTGGAGACGGGTCGGGACGCGGCCGCCGAGCTCGGGCCGCGCGCACGGCTGTGGCCGTCACTGGCGGCCGTCTACCGGGCGCAGCTGTCCCGCGCGCGGGTCGCGCGCATCCCACTGCTGTTCGTGGCGACCTTCCAGTCGGTCGGGATCATGATCCTGATGCGGGGGGTCGTGGACGGCGGGGGCGAGGCCCAGTCCGTGGTCGCCGGGGCGTCCGTGCTGGTCGTCGCCTTCGTCGCGCTCAATCTGCTCGCGCAGTACTTCGGGCAGCTGCGGGCGAGCGGCGGGCTCGACCACTACGCCACCCTGCCGGTGCCGCCCGCCGCCGTGGTGCTCGGCGCCGCGGGGGCGTACGCCTCCTTCACCGTGCCCGGGACCGTGGTCACCGCGATCTTCGGGTGTGTGCTGTTCGGGCTGCCGCTGGCGCACCTGTGGGTGCTGGTGGCGGTGATCCCGCTGGCCGGCGCGGCCCTGGCGGGGCTGGGGGCGGCGCTCGGGCTGCTCGCGCCCCGGCCGGAACTGGCCACGCTGCTGGGACAGCTCGGCATGTCTGCCGCGCTGCTGCTCGGGGTCCTGCCCGCCGACCGGATGCCCGAGGCGGTGCGGTTCGCCCGGGATCTGCTGCCCTCGACCTACGGCGTCGAGGCCTTCGCCCGGACCTTCGGGCCGCATCCCGACTGGGCCTTCGTGCTCGGCGACCTCGCCGTGTGCGGGTGCGTCGGTGTGGTCTCGCTGGCCGTCGCCACCTGGGCCTACCGCCGGGCGGCCGTCCGGTGA
- the dnaE gene encoding DNA polymerase III subunit alpha has product MSKPPFTHLHVHTQYSLLDGAARLKDMFNACNEMGMTHIAMSDHGNLHGAYDFFHSAKKAGVTPIIGIEAYVAPESRRNKRKIQWGQPHQKRDDVSGSGGYTHKTMWAVNKTGLHNLFKLSSDAYAEGWLQKWPRMDKETISQWSEGIVASTGCPSGELQTRLRLGQYDEALKAAADYQDIFGKDRYFLELMDHGIEIEHRVRDGLLEIGKKLGIPPLVTNDSHYTYAHEATAHDALLCIQTGKNLSDPDRFKFDGTGYYLKSTEEMYAIDSSDAWQEGCANTLLIAEMVDTEGMFEAKNLMPKFDIPDGYTEVTWFKEEVRRGMERRFPGGIPDDRQKQADYEMDVIIQMGFPGYFLVVADFIMWAKNNGIAVGPGRGSAAGSIVAYAMGITDLDPIPHGLIFERFLNPERVSMPDVDIDFDERRRVEVIRYVTEKYGADKVAMIGTYGKIKAKNAIKDSARVLGYPYAMGDRLTKAMPADVLGKGIDLDGITNPSHPRYSEAGEIRGMYENEPDVKKVIDTAKGVEGLVRQMGVHAAGVIMSSEPIVDHAPIWVRHTDGVTITQWDYPQCESLGLLKMDFLGLRNLTIMDDAIKMVKANKGIDLEMLALPLDDPKTFELLCRGDTLGVFQFDGGPMRSLLRQMQPDNFEDISAVSALYRPGPMGMNSHINYAERKNGRQEITPIHKELEEPLEEVLAVTYGLIVYQEQVQKAAQIIAGYSLGEADILRRVMGKKKPDELAKNFTIFQAGAQKNGYSDEAIQALWDVLVPFAGYAFNKAHSAAYGLVSYWTAYLKANYPAEYMAALLTSVKDDKDKSAVYLNECRRMKIKVLPPNVNESEHNFAAQGDDVILFGLEAVRNVGTNVVESIIRSRKAKGKYASFPDYLDKVEAVACNKRTTESLIKAGAFDTMGHTRKGLTAHFDSMIDNVVAVKRKEAEGQFDLFGGMGEADTSEPGFGLDVEFTTDEWDKTYLLAQEREMLGLYVSDHPLFGLEHVLSDKADAGIAQLTGGEHADGAVVTIGGIISGLQRKMTKQGNAWAIATVEDLAGSIECMFFPATYQLVSTQLVEDAVVFVKGRLDKREDVPRLVAMELQVPDLSNAGTNAPVILTIPALKVTPPMVSRLGEILSHHKGESEVRIRLQGPSKTTVLRLDRHRVKPDPALFGDLKVLLGPSCLAG; this is encoded by the coding sequence GTGTCAAAGCCGCCGTTCACGCACCTGCACGTCCACACCCAGTACTCCCTGCTGGACGGTGCCGCGCGGCTCAAGGACATGTTCAACGCGTGCAACGAGATGGGCATGACCCACATCGCCATGTCCGACCACGGCAACCTGCACGGGGCGTACGACTTCTTCCACTCGGCGAAGAAGGCCGGGGTCACCCCGATCATCGGGATCGAGGCGTACGTCGCGCCCGAGTCCCGGCGCAACAAGCGCAAGATCCAGTGGGGCCAGCCGCACCAGAAGCGGGACGACGTCTCCGGTTCGGGTGGTTACACCCACAAGACGATGTGGGCCGTGAACAAGACCGGCCTGCACAACCTCTTCAAGCTCTCCTCCGACGCCTACGCCGAGGGCTGGCTGCAGAAGTGGCCCCGCATGGACAAGGAGACGATCTCCCAGTGGTCCGAGGGGATCGTCGCCTCCACCGGCTGCCCCTCAGGCGAGCTCCAGACCCGGCTGCGCCTCGGCCAGTACGACGAGGCGCTGAAGGCCGCCGCCGACTACCAGGACATCTTCGGCAAGGACCGGTACTTCCTGGAGCTGATGGACCACGGCATCGAGATCGAGCACCGGGTCCGCGACGGCCTCCTGGAGATCGGCAAGAAGCTCGGCATCCCCCCGCTGGTCACCAACGACTCGCACTACACGTACGCGCACGAGGCGACCGCCCACGACGCCCTGCTGTGCATCCAGACCGGCAAGAACCTCTCCGACCCCGACCGCTTCAAGTTCGACGGCACCGGCTACTACCTGAAGTCCACGGAGGAGATGTACGCCATCGACTCCTCGGACGCCTGGCAGGAGGGCTGCGCCAACACCCTCCTGATCGCCGAGATGGTCGACACCGAGGGCATGTTCGAGGCCAAGAACCTCATGCCGAAGTTCGACATCCCCGACGGCTACACCGAGGTCACCTGGTTCAAGGAGGAGGTGCGCCGCGGCATGGAGCGCCGCTTCCCCGGCGGCATCCCCGACGACCGCCAGAAGCAGGCGGACTACGAGATGGACGTCATCATCCAGATGGGGTTCCCGGGCTACTTCCTCGTGGTCGCCGACTTCATCATGTGGGCCAAGAACAACGGCATCGCGGTGGGCCCGGGCCGAGGCTCAGCGGCCGGCTCGATCGTCGCCTACGCGATGGGCATCACCGACCTCGACCCGATCCCGCACGGCCTGATCTTCGAGCGGTTCCTCAACCCCGAGCGCGTCTCCATGCCCGATGTCGACATCGACTTCGACGAGCGTCGGCGCGTCGAGGTGATCCGGTACGTGACGGAGAAGTACGGCGCCGACAAGGTCGCCATGATCGGCACCTACGGCAAGATCAAGGCCAAGAACGCGATCAAGGACTCCGCGCGCGTCCTGGGTTACCCGTACGCGATGGGCGACCGCCTCACCAAGGCCATGCCCGCCGACGTCCTCGGCAAGGGCATCGACCTCGACGGCATCACCAACCCCTCGCACCCGCGCTACAGCGAGGCCGGCGAGATCCGCGGGATGTACGAGAACGAACCGGACGTGAAGAAGGTCATCGACACCGCCAAGGGCGTCGAGGGCCTGGTCCGGCAGATGGGTGTGCACGCGGCCGGCGTGATCATGTCCAGCGAGCCCATCGTCGACCACGCCCCGATCTGGGTGCGGCACACCGACGGCGTGACCATCACGCAGTGGGACTACCCGCAGTGCGAGTCGCTCGGCCTGCTGAAGATGGACTTCCTGGGCCTGCGCAACCTCACGATCATGGACGACGCCATCAAGATGGTGAAGGCCAACAAGGGCATCGACCTGGAGATGCTCGCCCTCCCGCTGGACGACCCCAAGACCTTCGAACTGCTCTGCCGCGGTGACACCCTCGGCGTCTTCCAGTTCGACGGCGGCCCCATGCGCTCGCTGCTGCGCCAGATGCAGCCCGACAACTTCGAGGACATCTCCGCCGTCTCGGCCCTCTACCGGCCGGGCCCGATGGGCATGAACTCGCACATCAACTACGCCGAGCGCAAGAACGGCCGCCAGGAGATCACGCCGATCCACAAGGAGCTGGAGGAGCCGCTCGAAGAGGTCCTCGCGGTCACCTACGGCCTGATCGTCTACCAGGAGCAGGTGCAGAAGGCCGCGCAGATCATCGCCGGGTACTCGCTCGGCGAGGCCGACATCCTGCGCCGCGTGATGGGCAAGAAGAAGCCCGACGAACTGGCGAAGAACTTCACCATCTTCCAGGCCGGTGCCCAGAAGAACGGCTACAGCGACGAGGCGATCCAGGCCCTGTGGGACGTGCTGGTCCCCTTCGCCGGCTACGCCTTCAACAAGGCCCACTCCGCCGCGTACGGACTGGTCTCCTACTGGACCGCGTACCTCAAGGCCAACTACCCGGCCGAGTACATGGCCGCGCTGCTCACCTCGGTCAAGGACGACAAGGACAAGTCGGCGGTCTACCTCAACGAGTGCCGGCGTATGAAGATCAAGGTGCTCCCGCCGAACGTCAACGAGTCCGAGCACAACTTCGCCGCCCAGGGCGACGACGTGATCCTCTTCGGGCTCGAAGCGGTGCGCAACGTCGGCACCAACGTGGTCGAGTCGATCATCCGCAGCCGCAAGGCCAAGGGGAAGTACGCCTCCTTCCCCGACTACCTCGACAAGGTCGAGGCGGTCGCCTGCAACAAGCGCACCACGGAGTCGCTGATCAAGGCGGGCGCCTTCGACACCATGGGGCACACCCGCAAGGGCCTCACCGCGCACTTCGACTCGATGATCGACAACGTGGTCGCGGTCAAGCGCAAGGAGGCCGAGGGCCAGTTCGACCTCTTCGGCGGAATGGGCGAGGCGGACACCAGCGAGCCCGGCTTCGGACTCGACGTGGAGTTCACCACCGACGAGTGGGACAAGACCTACCTGCTCGCCCAGGAGCGGGAGATGCTCGGCCTGTACGTCTCCGACCACCCGCTCTTCGGCCTGGAGCACGTGCTGTCCGACAAGGCCGACGCGGGCATCGCCCAGCTCACCGGCGGTGAGCACGCGGACGGCGCGGTCGTCACCATCGGCGGCATCATCTCGGGCCTGCAGCGCAAGATGACCAAGCAGGGCAACGCCTGGGCGATCGCCACCGTCGAGGACCTCGCCGGTTCCATCGAGTGCATGTTCTTCCCCGCGACCTACCAGCTGGTGTCGACCCAACTCGTCGAGGACGCCGTGGTCTTCGTCAAGGGCCGCCTCGACAAGCGCGAGGACGTGCCCCGTCTGGTCGCCATGGAGCTCCAGGTCCCCGACCTGTCCAACGCGGGAACCAACGCGCCCGTGATCCTCACCATCCCGGCGCTCAAGGTCACCCCGCCGATGGTCAGCAGGCTCGGTGAGATCCTCAGCCACCACAAGGGGGAGAGCGAGGTCCGCATCCGGCTGCAGGGGCCCAGCAAGACCACGGTCCTGCGGCTGGACCGGCACCGGGTGAAGCCGGACCCGGCGCTCTTCGGCGACCTGAAGGTGCTGCTCGGACCGTCCTGCCTGGCGGGCTGA